A DNA window from Camelina sativa cultivar DH55 chromosome 13, Cs, whole genome shotgun sequence contains the following coding sequences:
- the LOC104737239 gene encoding flavonoid 3'-monooxygenase-like translates to MSPISTLFTDNTILINVKPYAVIVLIAILSILWYFLKRSPHPPLPPGPRGLPIVGNLPFLDPDLHTYFTNLARSYGPIFKLNLGSKLTVVVNSPALAQEIFTDHDINFSNHDVSLTGRVVTYGGLDLVLLPYGAEWRMLRKVCVLKLLNRKTLDSFYEFRCKEIRERTRYLYQRGQEESPVNVGDQIFLTMMNLTMNMLWGGSVKAEEMESVGTEFKGVISEITRLLGEPNISDFLPMLARFDLQGLVKKMHVCARELDTILDKAIEQMQRLRSRDGDDGECKDLLQHLMKLKDQEADSEVPITLKHVKAVLMDMVVGGTDTTTNTIEFAMAKLISNPVLMKRAQQELGDVVGKDNIVEESHITRLPYIVAIIKETLRLYPTIPLLVPHRPTETAVVGGYTIPKNTNTFINVWSIQRDPNVWDNPTEFRPERFLDNKSYDFSGTDYRFLPFGSGRRICAGIALAERMVLYTLATFLHSFDWKIPEGQVLELKEKFGVVLKLKTPLVALPIPRLSDSNLYL, encoded by the exons ATGTCTCCGATATCAACTCTCTTTACCGACAACACAATACTAATCAATGTTAAACCATACGCAGTTATCGTTCTCATAGCCATCTTATCGATTCTGTGGTACTTCTTGAAACGCTCCCCGCATCCGCCTCTACCGCCTGGACCGCGAGGGCTACCTATTGTCGGAAACCTTCCCTTTCTTGATCCGGATCTTCACACATACTTTACAAACCTCGCTCGAAGTTACGGTCCAATCTTCAAACTCAATCTTGGTTCAAAACTGACCGTCGTGGTCAACTCTCCCGCACTAGCTCAAGAGATATTTACAGACCACGACATCAATTTCTCAAACCATGACGTCAGTCTCACAGGCCGAGTGGTTACCTATGGCGGTCTCGACCTTGTTTTGTTACCATACGGTGCCGAATGGAGAATGCTTAGAAAAGTTTGCGTTCTCAAGCTTCTTAACCGAAAAACTTTGGATTCTTTCTACGAGTTTCGATGCAAAGAGATCCGGGAAAGAACGAGATACTTGTACCAAAGAGGTCAAGAAGAATCACCAGTCAACGTCGGTGACCAGATCTTTTTGACGATGATGAACCTCACGATGAATATGTTATGGGGAGGTTCGGTGAAAGCAGAGGAAATGGAGAGTGTTGGAACAGAGTTTAAAGGAGTTATTTCTGAAATAACTAGGCTTTTGGGTGAGCCTaatatttctgattttctcCCAATGTTAGCAAGATTTGATCTTCAAGGACTTGTGAAGAAGATGCATGTGTGTGCTCGAGAGCTCGATACCATACTTGATAAAGCCATCGAGCAGATGCAACGACTAAGAAGTAgggatggtgatgatggtgaatgTAAAGACCTTTTGCAACATTTGATGAAGTTAAAGGACCAAGAAGCTGACTCAGAGGTTCCCATTACACTCAAACATGTCAAAGCCGTACTAATG GATATGGTAGTTGGCGGTACAGATACAACAACCAACACGATAGAGTTTGCGATGGCCAAACTAATAAGCAACCCAGTTTTAATGAAGAGAGCGCAACAGGAGCTAGGCGACGTTGTAGGCAAAGACAACATAGTTGAAGAATCGCACATCACTAGACTTCCTTACATAGTCGCCATTATTAAAGAAACACTTAGACTTTATCCAACCATTCCTTTGCTAGTCCCTCATCGTCCAACTGAAACCGCGGTTGTGGGCGGCTACACCATTCCTAAAAACACTAATACCTTCATCAACGTTTGGTCTATTCAGAGAGACCCAAATGTGTGGGATAATCCGACTGAGTTTCGTCCTGAGAGGTTTCTTGATAATAAGTCTTATGATTTCAGTGGAACAGATTATAGGTTTCTTCCATTTGGATCTGGACGGAGAATTTGTGCGGGTATAGCACTCGCTGAGAGGATGGTTTTGTACACTCTCGCGACATTCTTACATTCGTTCGACTGGAAGATACCGGAAGGACAAGTGTTGGAATTGAAAGAGAAGTTTGGTGTTGTCTTGAAGCTCAAAACGCCTCTTGTTGCCTTGCCCATTCCAAGGTTGTCCGATTCGaatctttatttataa